Genomic DNA from bacterium:
TCCGGTTGGTAAGGACCCTCAATCGGTCATTGTGGCTGACTTTAATGGGGATGGAAAACCCGATCTGGCCACTGGTAATGAAGACTCTGACAACGTTTCAATTCTCCTTGGCAATGGGAATGGCACCTTTGCCCAGGCTGTCAGTTATTTGGCCGGGAAGGAACCCCAGTCGCTGGCCGCAGGGGATTTCAACGGCGATGGGAAGCTCGATCTGGCGGCAACCAATTATGACTCCGATCAGGTTTCCATTCTCCTTGGGACCGGCGACGGCCGGTTTGCTGCTGCGGTTCATTATCCTGCCGGATATGGCCCCCGGTCAGTCACCGTGGGGGATTTCAACAGTGATGGGAAAATTGATCTTGCCGTAGCCAATGAAGTGTCCGATAATGTTCAGATTCTTCAGGGAAGCGGTGATGGCAGTTTTACCCAGGCTGCATCCTATCCGGCAGGTAATAATCCTCACCGGATCATAACCGCGGATTTCAATAACGATGCCAAGGCGGATGTGGCCGTAGTCAACGCGAGTTCGGCTGATGTCTCCGTTTTCCTTGGAGCTGGTAATGGCACTTTTACCAAATCCGGTGCCTTTGCAGCAGGGGCTGATCCCCGCTCGATCGTTGCCGGGGATTTTAATGCGGATGGAAAAACAGACCTGGCCGTGGCCAATGAGGGTCCTGATACGGTCTCTATCCTGCTGGGGGCGGGGAATGGCACCTTTACCAAGGCTGTCGGTTATGAAGTCGGGATCGATCCTCAGTCGGTTACCACTGGAGATTTCAATAAGGACAGCAAGCTTGACCTGGCAATCGCCAATGAAGGCGGGGCTAATGTCTCTCTCCTTCAGGGGAACGGGGACGGCACCTTTACCACGGCTGCCGGTTATGCACTCGGGGGTTCTCCCTCGGCAGTCACTTCAGGTGATTTTAACCGTGACGGTCAGGCTGATCTGGCTGTGGCCAATGACAAGTATGACAGCGTATCCATTCTCTACGGCAGCGGCGATGGCAAATTCGATGCATCCATCAGCTATCAGGCCGGGGATGAACCGGAATCAATCACAGCCGTGGATTTCAACGGCGATGGAAATGAGGATCTGGCTGTAGCCAATGCGGAATCGGCCAATGTCTCGGTATTCATGAATAACGGTAACGGAACCTTTGCTGCTGCCGGTTCCTTTGCAGCCGGAGCAGGGCCCCAGTCGGTCACGGGTGCGGATCTCAACAATGACGGGCAGGTGGATCTTGCCGTAGCCAACAACAAATCCGATACTGTTTCCGTTCTCGCCGGAAATGGCAAGGGCGGCTTTGCCGCAGCAGTCAATTACCCGGTCGGGTATGGTCCCCGGGCAGTCGTTGCGGGAGATTTCAACGAGGACGGGAAAATGGACCTGGCACTGGCCAACGAGGGATCGGACGATATCGCCATACTCCTGAGTGACGGTAATAACACCTTCAGCCCGGCAACCCACTATCGGGCGGGAAATAATCCCGGATCGATCACCCTGGGAGATTTCGATGGAGACGGCAGGAAAGATCTGGCTGTCGCCAACACCAGCCCTTCTGTCGGTGAAGACTCCGGCAGCGTTTCGATCCTTCTGGGGAAGGGTGACGGCACCTTTGCCGAAGCTGTCAATTATGCAGTGGGAAAGGATCCCTGGGCTATCGTGACAGGGGATTTCAATGACGATGGAAAGGATGATCTGGCCGTAGCCAACGAGGCATCGAACAATGCTTCCATTCTCCTCGGCAAAGGTGACGGTACCTTTGCCAAAGCCGTCAACTACGGGGCGGGGGACGATCCCCAGTCGATCACCACGGGTGACTTCGATGCGGATGGAAAAGCCGATCTGGCCATAGCCAATGAGGATTCAGACGATATCTCGATCCTTCTGGGAAAAGGTGACGGCACCTTTGCCGAAGCCGTCAGCTTTCGGGCAGGGGCTGACCCCCGCTCCGTTGTGGCCGCTGATTTGAACGGAGACGGGAAAGACGAT
This window encodes:
- a CDS encoding VCBS repeat-containing protein, which encodes MRQTMRKFFYLLFALEIAASLIKVTQAAGQRLPAGQRLPASPPSSSGVSFTGAVDYPVGKDPQSVIVADFNGDGKPDLATGNEDSDNVSILLGNGNGTFAQAVSYLAGKEPQSLAAGDFNGDGKLDLAATNYDSDQVSILLGTGDGRFAAAVHYPAGYGPRSVTVGDFNSDGKIDLAVANEVSDNVQILQGSGDGSFTQAASYPAGNNPHRIITADFNNDAKADVAVVNASSADVSVFLGAGNGTFTKSGAFAAGADPRSIVAGDFNADGKTDLAVANEGPDTVSILLGAGNGTFTKAVGYEVGIDPQSVTTGDFNKDSKLDLAIANEGGANVSLLQGNGDGTFTTAAGYALGGSPSAVTSGDFNRDGQADLAVANDKYDSVSILYGSGDGKFDASISYQAGDEPESITAVDFNGDGNEDLAVANAESANVSVFMNNGNGTFAAAGSFAAGAGPQSVTGADLNNDGQVDLAVANNKSDTVSVLAGNGKGGFAAAVNYPVGYGPRAVVAGDFNEDGKMDLALANEGSDDIAILLSDGNNTFSPATHYRAGNNPGSITLGDFDGDGRKDLAVANTSPSVGEDSGSVSILLGKGDGTFAEAVNYAVGKDPWAIVTGDFNDDGKDDLAVANEASNNASILLGKGDGTFAKAVNYGAGDDPQSITTGDFDADGKADLAIANEDSDDISILLGKGDGTFAEAVSFRAGADPRSVVAADLNGDGKDDLAVANEKSGNVFVLINTTSGITVSPVSRLETSEAGGRAVLTLVLKSRPAATVTIPVTSSDETEGKVSPDILSFTPEDWNSTKTVTVTGVDDTADDGDMAYMVNIGPAVSADPAYNGLDPDDVLVINRDNDNAQENNSNNNEEETSSCFITSALSGWRRKFRQADE